Proteins from a genomic interval of Diaphorobacter sp. HDW4A:
- the pheA gene encoding prephenate dehydratase — protein sequence MTTPQASPDLASLRVQIDNIDQQLLALLNQRALVAERVGEVKKREGSAFFRPDRVAHVIEKIKAANPGPLKPTHVAAIWREIMSACLALESPQRVAVLGPAGTFCEEAAIQYFGGAADLLYCNSFEEVFHATAAGSAQYGVVGIENSTEGVVTRSLDMLLHTPCHVVGEVSLLIRHNLLRTTNSAEEIEVIAAHPQALAQCQAWLSKHLPHAERRPVESNAEGARLAALNPTWAGIASERAAQQFGLHVVAHAIQDEAYNRTRFAVICLPGTLNTPPPSGHDSTSLIISVPNRPGAVYDLLAPLKKHNVSMTRFESRPARTGKWEYYFYVDIEGHPEQSNVAQALGELQQLSAFYKLLGTYPTSAA from the coding sequence ATGACCACTCCTCAAGCCTCTCCAGATCTCGCCAGCCTGCGTGTGCAGATCGACAACATCGACCAACAACTGCTCGCCCTGCTGAACCAGCGCGCGTTGGTGGCAGAGCGTGTGGGCGAGGTCAAGAAGCGAGAAGGTTCGGCATTTTTCCGCCCGGATCGCGTGGCACATGTCATCGAGAAGATCAAGGCCGCCAACCCCGGCCCGCTCAAGCCCACACATGTGGCTGCCATCTGGCGCGAGATCATGTCGGCCTGCCTCGCACTCGAATCACCCCAGCGCGTGGCGGTGCTCGGCCCTGCAGGCACCTTCTGCGAAGAAGCAGCGATCCAGTATTTCGGCGGCGCGGCCGACCTGCTCTACTGCAACAGCTTTGAAGAGGTCTTCCACGCCACCGCCGCAGGCAGCGCGCAATATGGCGTCGTCGGCATCGAAAACTCCACAGAAGGCGTGGTGACCCGCTCGCTCGACATGCTGCTGCACACCCCCTGCCACGTGGTGGGCGAAGTGAGCCTGCTGATTCGCCACAACCTGCTGCGCACGACCAATTCCGCCGAGGAAATCGAGGTCATCGCTGCACACCCGCAGGCGCTGGCGCAGTGTCAGGCGTGGTTGTCCAAGCACCTGCCGCACGCCGAGCGTCGCCCGGTGGAGAGCAATGCCGAAGGCGCACGTCTGGCAGCGCTCAACCCCACATGGGCAGGCATCGCCAGCGAGCGCGCCGCGCAACAGTTCGGTCTGCATGTGGTGGCGCACGCGATTCAGGACGAGGCTTACAACCGCACGCGTTTCGCAGTGATCTGCCTGCCCGGCACGCTGAACACACCGCCGCCGTCGGGCCATGACAGCACCAGCCTGATCATCTCGGTACCCAACCGTCCGGGCGCCGTGTACGACCTGCTCGCGCCGCTCAAGAAACACAATGTCTCGATGACGAGATTCGAGTCGCGACCCGCCCGTACCGGCAAGTGGGAGTACTACTTCTATGTGGACATCGAGGGCCACCCCGAACAGTCCAACGTGGCACAAGCACTCGGCGAGCTCCAACAGCTCAGCGCGTTCTACAAGCTGCTCGGCACCTACCCCACGTCCGCTGCCTGA
- the ompA gene encoding outer membrane protein OmpA, producing the protein MKKLNKVAMLLASAVLATSAGAQIKAADGGNVVDNWQNGTGELVWKNGTNELCWRDANWTPATAAEGCDGALQKAAVAAPAVAPAPAPAEAKPAAPAPAPAAISNKVTYAADAFFDFDKSVLKPEGKAKLDDLVSKVKNINLEVIIAVGHTDSIGSDAYNQKLSVRRAEAVKAYLVSKGIEKNRVYTEGKGEKQPVADNKTAAGRAKNRRVEIEVVGTQAAK; encoded by the coding sequence ATGAAGAAACTGAACAAAGTGGCGATGTTGTTGGCCTCTGCCGTGCTCGCTACATCTGCTGGCGCTCAAATCAAGGCAGCTGATGGCGGCAACGTCGTCGACAATTGGCAAAACGGCACTGGTGAGTTGGTCTGGAAGAACGGTACCAACGAACTGTGCTGGCGTGATGCCAACTGGACGCCTGCTACCGCTGCCGAAGGCTGCGATGGCGCTCTGCAAAAGGCTGCGGTTGCTGCTCCGGCTGTCGCTCCCGCACCAGCACCTGCTGAAGCCAAGCCTGCTGCTCCTGCACCAGCACCTGCAGCAATTTCCAACAAGGTTACTTACGCTGCTGACGCGTTCTTCGACTTCGACAAGTCTGTCCTGAAGCCAGAAGGCAAGGCCAAGCTGGATGATCTGGTCTCCAAGGTCAAGAACATCAACCTGGAAGTCATCATCGCTGTGGGTCACACCGACTCCATCGGTTCCGATGCTTACAACCAGAAGCTGTCGGTTCGCCGCGCTGAAGCTGTGAAGGCTTACTTGGTGTCCAAGGGCATCGAAAAGAACCGCGTTTACACCGAAGGCAAGGGCGAAAAGCAACCAGTCGCAGACAACAAGACTGCAGCTGGCCGCGCCAAGAACCGTCGCGTGGAAATCGAAGTGGTGGGCACACAAGCCGCCAAGTAA
- the gyrA gene encoding DNA gyrase subunit A — MTQFAKETLPISLEEEMRRSYLDYAMSVIVGRALPDARDGLKPVHRRVLYAMHELNNDWNRPYKKSARIVGDVIGKYHPHGDIAVYDTIVRMAQNFSLRHMLVDGQGNFGSVDGDSAAAMRYTEIRLSKIAHEMLADIDKETVDFGPNYDGSEQEPLVLPSRLPNLLVNGSAGIAVGMATNIPPHNLNEVVDACLHMLRNPDATIDELMEIVPAPDFPTAGIIYGINGVKEGYRTGRGRVVMRAKCHFEDIDKGQRQSIIVDELPYQVNKKTLQERMAELVHEKKIEGISHIQDESDKSGMRLVIELKRGEVPEVVLNNLYKQTQLQDTFGMNMVALIDGQPKLCNLRELIQVFLQHRREVVTRRTVFELRKARDRGHVLEGLAVALANIDDFIRIIRESPTPPVAKSELMARSWDSSLVREMLTRTREDGGVISADDYRPEGLEHEFGMQSDGLYRLSETQAQEILQMRLQRLTGLEQDKIVAEYKEVMAVIEDLLDILAKPERVSVIIGEELTVVKTEFGQTKLGARRTEVEHSAQDLSTEDLITPTDMVVTLSHSGYIKSQPLSEYRSQKRGGRGKQATATKEDDWIDQLFIANTHDYLLCFSNKGRLYWLKVWEVPAGSRGSRGRPIVNMFPLQDDEKINVVLPLTGEYRSFPADHYVFMATSMGTVKKTALDDFSNPRKAGIIAVGLDEGDFLIGAALTDGKHDVMLFSDGGKAVRFDENDVRPMGRLARGVRGMNIDETQSVIAMLVADAESTAESIEGGEANTSAQSVLTATENGYGKRTHISEYTRHGRGTKGMIAIQQTERNGKVVAATLVSTDDQIMLITDTGVLVRTRVGEIREMGRATQGVTLISLDDGAKLSGLQRIVENDANAAEGGDVENGAEGDEGTASDA; from the coding sequence ATGACCCAGTTTGCCAAAGAAACTTTGCCCATCAGCCTCGAAGAGGAGATGCGCCGCAGTTACCTTGATTACGCGATGAGCGTGATCGTGGGCCGCGCCCTCCCCGACGCACGCGATGGCCTGAAGCCAGTACATAGGCGAGTTCTGTATGCCATGCACGAGCTCAATAATGACTGGAACCGTCCATACAAGAAGTCCGCCCGTATCGTGGGTGACGTGATCGGCAAATATCACCCTCATGGTGACATTGCTGTTTACGACACCATCGTGCGCATGGCGCAGAACTTCTCCTTGCGTCATATGTTGGTGGACGGTCAGGGCAACTTCGGTTCGGTGGACGGCGACAGCGCCGCCGCCATGCGATACACCGAAATCCGCCTGTCGAAAATCGCCCACGAAATGCTGGCCGACATCGACAAGGAAACCGTCGATTTCGGTCCCAATTACGATGGCAGCGAGCAGGAGCCTCTGGTACTGCCCAGCCGACTGCCCAATCTGCTGGTCAATGGCTCGGCTGGTATCGCTGTGGGCATGGCGACGAACATTCCGCCGCACAACCTCAACGAGGTGGTGGATGCCTGCCTGCACATGCTGCGCAACCCGGATGCGACGATCGACGAGCTCATGGAGATCGTTCCCGCGCCGGACTTCCCCACCGCCGGCATCATCTATGGCATCAACGGTGTGAAAGAAGGTTATCGCACTGGTCGTGGCCGCGTCGTCATGCGTGCCAAGTGCCATTTCGAGGACATCGACAAGGGTCAGCGCCAGTCGATCATCGTCGACGAGCTGCCCTACCAGGTCAACAAGAAGACGCTGCAGGAGCGCATGGCCGAGCTGGTGCACGAGAAGAAGATCGAAGGCATCAGCCACATTCAGGACGAGTCCGACAAGTCGGGCATGCGTCTTGTGATCGAACTCAAGCGCGGTGAAGTGCCCGAGGTGGTGCTGAACAATCTGTACAAGCAGACGCAGCTTCAAGACACCTTCGGCATGAACATGGTCGCGCTGATCGATGGCCAGCCCAAGCTGTGCAATCTGCGCGAACTGATTCAGGTGTTCCTGCAGCACCGCCGCGAGGTGGTCACACGTCGCACTGTATTCGAGCTGCGCAAGGCCCGCGATCGCGGCCACGTGCTCGAAGGCCTGGCGGTTGCGCTCGCGAACATCGATGACTTCATCCGCATCATCCGCGAATCGCCCACTCCACCGGTCGCCAAGTCAGAGCTGATGGCTCGCTCGTGGGACAGCTCGCTGGTGCGCGAAATGCTCACCCGCACCCGCGAAGACGGCGGCGTGATCAGCGCTGACGACTACCGCCCAGAAGGCCTTGAGCACGAGTTCGGCATGCAGTCCGATGGCCTGTACCGTCTCTCCGAAACACAGGCCCAGGAGATCCTGCAGATGCGTCTGCAGCGCCTGACCGGTCTGGAGCAGGACAAGATCGTCGCCGAGTACAAGGAAGTCATGGCGGTGATCGAAGACCTGCTGGATATTCTGGCCAAGCCCGAGCGCGTCTCCGTCATCATCGGCGAAGAACTCACCGTCGTGAAGACCGAGTTCGGCCAGACCAAGCTCGGCGCACGTCGCACCGAGGTTGAACACAGCGCGCAGGACCTCTCCACAGAAGACTTGATCACGCCCACCGACATGGTGGTAACGCTCTCGCACTCCGGCTACATCAAGAGCCAGCCGCTGTCGGAATACCGCTCGCAAAAACGTGGCGGTCGCGGCAAGCAGGCCACAGCGACCAAGGAAGACGACTGGATCGACCAGCTCTTCATCGCCAACACGCACGACTATCTGCTGTGCTTCTCGAACAAGGGCCGCCTGTACTGGCTCAAGGTCTGGGAAGTGCCCGCCGGTTCGCGCGGTTCGCGCGGTCGCCCCATCGTCAACATGTTCCCGCTGCAAGACGACGAGAAGATCAACGTGGTGCTGCCGCTGACCGGCGAATACCGCAGCTTTCCGGCCGATCACTACGTGTTCATGGCGACCAGCATGGGCACGGTGAAGAAGACGGCGCTCGACGACTTCAGCAACCCGCGCAAGGCCGGCATCATCGCCGTGGGCTTGGACGAGGGCGACTTCCTGATCGGCGCGGCACTCACAGACGGCAAGCACGACGTGATGTTGTTCAGCGACGGTGGCAAGGCTGTGCGCTTCGATGAGAACGATGTGCGTCCGATGGGCCGTCTGGCACGCGGCGTGCGCGGCATGAACATCGACGAGACGCAAAGCGTGATCGCGATGCTCGTGGCAGATGCAGAGTCAACTGCCGAATCGATCGAAGGTGGCGAAGCCAACACCAGCGCGCAAAGCGTGTTGACCGCCACTGAAAACGGCTACGGCAAGCGCACACACATCAGCGAATACACCCGCCATGGTCGCGGCACCAAGGGCATGATCGCGATCCAGCAGACCGAGCGCAATGGCAAAGTGGTTGCGGCAACGTTGGTGAGCACCGACGACCAGATCATGCTGATCACTGACACTGGCGTTCTGGTGCGCACCCGCGTGGGCGAAATCCGCGAGATGGGACGCGCAACGCAAGGCGTCACCTTGATTTCGCTGGATGATGGAGCCAAGCTGAGCGGCTTGCAGCGCATCGTCGAAAACGACGCGAATGCGGCAGAGGGCGGCGACGTCGAAAATGGAGCAGAAGGTGACGAAGGCACCGCCAGCGACGCTTGA
- a CDS encoding HAD family hydrolase — protein sequence MTKNVRAVLFDLDGTLIDSAPDLGAAADMLRVARGMPSLPIDAYRHMAGAGARGMLKVGFDMTPEHPDFSALREEFFNNYEARIHESTFQFEGVPQLVDALVARSMPWGVVTNKATRFTSLIVERMPLFASAGAVVSGDTTPHSKPHPAPLLEAAKRIQVDPAQCIYVGDDERDIIGGKAAGMLTVAAAYGYLGDGANPRDWGADFLIESPLELLKFLNTD from the coding sequence TTGACGAAGAACGTCCGAGCTGTCCTGTTCGATCTCGACGGAACCCTGATCGACAGCGCCCCCGACCTTGGCGCTGCAGCCGACATGCTGCGCGTGGCGCGCGGCATGCCCTCGTTGCCGATCGACGCCTATCGCCACATGGCAGGCGCCGGTGCGCGAGGCATGCTCAAGGTCGGTTTCGACATGACGCCGGAACACCCCGACTTTTCGGCATTGCGGGAAGAGTTTTTTAACAACTACGAAGCCCGCATCCATGAAAGCACCTTTCAGTTCGAGGGTGTTCCTCAATTGGTGGATGCACTGGTCGCACGCTCCATGCCTTGGGGCGTGGTGACGAACAAGGCGACCCGCTTCACCTCGCTGATCGTGGAACGCATGCCGCTATTCGCCTCGGCTGGCGCGGTGGTAAGCGGCGATACGACCCCACATTCCAAGCCGCATCCAGCTCCCTTGCTCGAGGCGGCGAAACGAATCCAGGTCGATCCGGCGCAGTGCATCTACGTTGGCGACGACGAGCGCGACATCATCGGCGGCAAGGCGGCTGGCATGTTGACGGTCGCCGCAGCCTACGGCTACCTGGGTGATGGAGCCAATCCGCGCGACTGGGGTGCAGATTTCTTGATCGAATCTCCCCTTGAGCTCTTGAAATTCCTGAATACAGACTAA
- a CDS encoding response regulator: protein MRLLLVEDEPHKRDELIDCINEVFHAQPEVVDGVSQAVLNVMGEKYDLIVLDMALSTFGESADDKQKGHDQAQGGIEVLRALKLKGSATNIIIVTQYPDFYIGGIKVKLKDSPKIIKEKYNQNVIGAVLYHYKSKATLQKIKSILRAGS, encoded by the coding sequence ATGAGGCTTCTACTGGTGGAAGACGAGCCGCATAAACGCGACGAGTTGATCGATTGCATCAATGAGGTATTTCATGCACAGCCCGAGGTCGTCGATGGTGTAAGCCAAGCTGTGCTCAATGTCATGGGTGAGAAATACGATTTAATTGTGCTGGATATGGCATTATCAACTTTCGGGGAAAGTGCGGATGATAAGCAGAAGGGGCACGACCAGGCTCAAGGTGGAATTGAGGTGCTCAGAGCTCTCAAGCTGAAGGGTAGTGCGACAAATATAATCATTGTGACTCAGTATCCTGATTTTTACATCGGAGGAATAAAAGTTAAGCTAAAGGATTCTCCAAAAATCATCAAGGAGAAGTACAATCAAAATGTAATTGGTGCGGTTCTTTATCACTATAAATCAAAGGCAACGCTTCAAAAAATAAAATCAATATTGAGGGCCGGTTCATGA
- the serC gene encoding 3-phosphoserine/phosphohydroxythreonine transaminase yields the protein MNRPYNFSAGPAAIPEEVLKTAAAEMLDWHGSGMSVMEMSHRGKEFISICEKAESDFRELMAVPKEFKILFMQGGGLAENAIVPLNLSRGATVDFVVTGSWSQKSLKEAGKYASEVHTAASGKESQFTTLPDPSSWQLSRGASYLHICSNETIDGVEFQQLPDLKALGSDAPLVIDFSSHVASRSVDWSKVGLAFGGAQKNLGPAGLTLIVVREDLLGHALPACPSAFDYKVVADNASMFNTPPTWGIYIAGLTFEWLKNQREGDATGVAAMELRNIAKAKALYDYVDASGFYVNKVAANCRSRMNIPFFLNDESRNDAFLAGAKARGLLQLKGHKSVGGMRASLYNAMPMAGVEALIAYMREFEQKHS from the coding sequence ATGAATCGCCCCTACAACTTTTCTGCCGGTCCTGCCGCCATTCCCGAAGAAGTTCTGAAAACAGCGGCCGCCGAGATGCTCGACTGGCACGGCAGTGGCATGAGCGTGATGGAGATGAGCCATCGCGGCAAGGAATTCATCTCGATCTGCGAAAAGGCGGAATCCGATTTCCGCGAACTCATGGCAGTGCCCAAGGAGTTCAAGATCCTGTTCATGCAAGGTGGAGGCTTGGCAGAAAACGCCATCGTTCCGCTGAACCTCTCACGCGGCGCGACCGTGGATTTCGTGGTCACCGGTTCGTGGAGCCAGAAGTCGCTCAAGGAAGCGGGCAAGTACGCATCCGAAGTGCACACCGCCGCATCGGGCAAGGAAAGCCAATTCACCACCCTGCCCGATCCATCCTCATGGCAATTGAGCCGTGGCGCGAGCTACCTGCACATCTGCAGCAATGAAACCATCGACGGTGTGGAATTCCAGCAATTGCCGGACCTGAAGGCACTGGGCAGCGATGCGCCGCTGGTCATCGACTTTTCCTCACACGTGGCTTCGCGTTCGGTGGACTGGTCCAAGGTGGGCCTCGCCTTCGGCGGCGCACAAAAGAACCTCGGCCCCGCCGGCCTCACACTCATCGTCGTGCGCGAAGATCTGCTCGGCCACGCCCTGCCCGCCTGCCCGAGCGCGTTCGACTACAAGGTGGTCGCAGACAACGCGTCCATGTTCAACACCCCGCCGACCTGGGGCATCTACATCGCGGGTCTGACTTTCGAATGGCTCAAGAACCAGCGCGAAGGCGATGCCACCGGCGTGGCTGCCATGGAACTGCGCAACATCGCCAAGGCCAAGGCGCTGTACGACTACGTCGACGCATCGGGCTTCTACGTCAACAAGGTCGCAGCAAACTGCCGCTCGCGCATGAACATTCCGTTCTTTCTGAATGACGAATCGCGCAACGACGCCTTCCTCGCCGGTGCCAAGGCGCGCGGCCTGTTGCAGCTCAAGGGACACAAGTCCGTGGGCGGCATGCGCGCCAGCCTCTACAACGCCATGCCGATGGCGGGCGTCGAGGCACTGATCGCCTACATGCGAGAATTTGAACAAAAGCATAGCTGA
- the ubiG gene encoding bifunctional 2-polyprenyl-6-hydroxyphenol methylase/3-demethylubiquinol 3-O-methyltransferase UbiG, with amino-acid sequence MTESVNADPAELAKFSELAHRWWDPESEFRPLHQINPLRLDWIDQISPLRGQRVLDVGCGGGILADSMARRGAQVLGVDLAAKALRVAQLHALETETPDIQYREVAVEALAEEQPGAFDTVTCMEMLEHVPDPGSVVAACAKLVKPGGWVFFSTINRNAKAFMLAIVGAEYLLKMIPKGTHEYAKMIRPSELAMACRVAGLDVLQTRGLQFNPLSNRYWLNDDTSVNYMFATRRPIEN; translated from the coding sequence ATGACTGAATCCGTGAACGCCGATCCGGCCGAACTGGCCAAATTTTCCGAACTGGCCCATCGTTGGTGGGATCCAGAAAGCGAGTTCCGCCCGCTGCACCAGATCAACCCTCTGCGCTTGGACTGGATTGACCAGATTTCGCCCCTGCGCGGCCAACGGGTGCTGGACGTCGGCTGCGGTGGCGGCATTCTGGCGGACTCGATGGCAAGACGCGGTGCTCAGGTGCTCGGCGTCGATCTGGCCGCCAAGGCGCTGCGTGTGGCGCAACTGCATGCGCTCGAGACCGAAACGCCCGATATTCAGTACCGCGAAGTAGCGGTCGAGGCGTTGGCCGAGGAGCAGCCCGGCGCATTCGATACCGTGACCTGCATGGAGATGCTCGAACATGTGCCCGATCCGGGCTCGGTCGTCGCAGCCTGCGCCAAACTCGTCAAACCGGGTGGTTGGGTCTTCTTCTCGACGATCAACCGCAACGCCAAGGCATTCATGCTGGCCATTGTCGGTGCGGAATACCTGCTCAAGATGATCCCCAAGGGCACGCATGAATACGCCAAGATGATCCGCCCGAGCGAACTGGCCATGGCCTGTCGGGTTGCCGGACTGGACGTGCTGCAGACCCGTGGCCTGCAGTTCAATCCGCTGAGCAACCGGTATTGGCTCAACGACGACACCAGCGTGAACTATATGTTTGCCACCCGTCGCCCCATTGAGAACTGA
- a CDS encoding integrase arm-type DNA-binding domain-containing protein produces MLTDVQCRNASCPADRKQARFADSGGLYLQVSPNGSKRWFYKYRIQNKEKQLALGSYPTVSLTAARKARDIAKLKKSEGVDPVQARKMEKLKGLAVDGSVFKVVALEWHAKQVGTWSASHAERTKRQLERDLFPWIGDRQMESIEPMELLSVLKKVEERGAIETADRGLMLVRQIWRYWLPTAGNDQRDITEGLKSRLLPYRGKNFPAIVEPQRFGELLRAMYAYKGGPIVRTALLLAPMLYQRPGNLRMMEWTELDLDAATWTIPSAKMKRTVEEKANGDPHVVPMPTQAVELLRDLQELTGRSLYVFPGQRDHERPMSDNSVRSALYGLGFGTEQSWHGFRASARTMLVDQLDLDPLAIEANLAHMVKDSNGRSYNRTKYLAKRFEMVQQWADYLDQLRLGEAAKG; encoded by the coding sequence ATGTTGACCGATGTGCAATGCCGAAACGCCAGTTGCCCCGCTGATCGCAAACAAGCGAGATTTGCTGATTCCGGAGGGCTTTACTTGCAGGTGAGTCCGAATGGCTCCAAGCGGTGGTTCTACAAGTACCGAATCCAAAATAAGGAAAAGCAGCTTGCATTGGGCAGCTATCCGACTGTTTCCCTGACGGCGGCACGCAAGGCGCGTGATATTGCCAAATTGAAGAAATCGGAAGGTGTTGATCCAGTTCAGGCTCGAAAAATGGAAAAGCTCAAGGGCTTGGCAGTTGACGGAAGCGTGTTCAAGGTTGTGGCATTGGAGTGGCACGCCAAGCAAGTAGGGACATGGAGTGCCAGCCATGCCGAACGTACAAAACGCCAGCTTGAACGAGATTTATTTCCATGGATCGGTGATCGACAAATGGAAAGCATTGAGCCAATGGAGCTCCTGTCCGTTCTGAAAAAAGTGGAAGAGCGGGGTGCTATCGAAACGGCGGATCGAGGTCTGATGCTTGTTCGCCAAATATGGCGTTACTGGCTTCCAACCGCTGGAAATGATCAACGGGACATCACCGAAGGCTTGAAAAGTCGATTGCTACCGTATCGTGGCAAGAATTTCCCCGCAATTGTTGAGCCGCAGCGTTTTGGTGAACTACTTCGGGCTATGTATGCCTACAAGGGTGGCCCGATTGTCCGTACAGCGCTGTTGCTGGCGCCAATGCTCTATCAGCGCCCCGGAAACTTGCGCATGATGGAGTGGACTGAGCTCGACTTGGATGCTGCCACATGGACGATTCCGAGCGCGAAGATGAAGCGAACGGTGGAGGAAAAGGCTAACGGTGACCCGCATGTGGTGCCGATGCCAACGCAAGCCGTGGAGCTGCTGCGAGACTTGCAGGAGTTGACAGGACGTAGCCTTTACGTCTTTCCAGGGCAGCGTGATCATGAGCGCCCAATGTCAGATAACTCCGTGCGAAGCGCTTTGTATGGTCTTGGGTTTGGGACTGAGCAGAGCTGGCACGGATTCCGCGCAAGTGCGCGCACTATGCTTGTTGATCAGCTGGATTTGGATCCTTTGGCAATTGAGGCAAATCTGGCGCACATGGTGAAGGACTCCAACGGTCGTAGCTACAACCGTACGAAATACTTGGCAAAGCGCTTTGAAATGGTTCAGCAGTGGGCTGATTACTTGGATCAACTGCGTTTGGGTGAGGCTGCAAAGGGATAG
- a CDS encoding prephenate dehydrogenase/arogenate dehydrogenase family protein, with translation MFEQLGLIGCGLMGGSFAKAMKRAGLVNRVVGYSKSPSTTERARQLGVIDVEAPSALLAVAGADIVLVAVPVAATEATLKAIKHLVTPQMLVMDVGSTKADVVQAARASLRDQIGSFVPAHPIAGREVAGVEHSDPDLYTGRQVILTPTERTLTAQIRRAEELWTALGCRVSHMSPEAHDAAFAAVSHLPHMLAFAMMNSLTNQERSDELLSLAGPGFRDFTRIAASDPKMWRDVLRANRDEVLAQSRQFQQALAQFEKALQGNDDQALEDLITLASHTRANWRMGAQRTRKDDL, from the coding sequence ATGTTCGAACAACTAGGTCTCATCGGCTGTGGCCTCATGGGAGGCTCATTCGCCAAGGCCATGAAGCGCGCCGGACTTGTCAATCGCGTGGTCGGTTACAGCAAGTCACCCTCGACCACCGAACGCGCACGCCAACTCGGCGTGATCGATGTGGAAGCTCCCTCAGCCCTGCTGGCCGTGGCCGGTGCCGATATCGTGCTCGTCGCCGTTCCGGTGGCGGCGACCGAAGCCACCCTCAAGGCCATCAAGCACCTCGTCACGCCGCAGATGCTGGTGATGGACGTGGGTTCGACCAAGGCCGATGTGGTGCAGGCCGCGCGTGCTTCGCTGCGTGACCAGATCGGCTCCTTCGTCCCCGCTCACCCGATTGCGGGCCGCGAAGTCGCGGGCGTGGAGCATTCCGATCCCGATCTCTATACCGGCCGCCAGGTCATCCTCACGCCGACTGAGCGCACGCTGACCGCGCAGATCCGCCGCGCCGAAGAACTCTGGACAGCCCTCGGCTGCCGCGTCTCGCACATGTCGCCCGAAGCGCACGATGCCGCATTTGCTGCCGTGAGCCATCTGCCGCACATGCTCGCGTTCGCGATGATGAACAGCCTGACGAACCAGGAGCGTTCGGACGAGCTGCTTTCGCTCGCTGGCCCCGGATTCCGTGATTTCACCCGCATCGCCGCGAGCGACCCGAAGATGTGGCGCGACGTGCTGCGCGCCAATCGCGACGAAGTGCTCGCGCAGTCACGTCAGTTCCAGCAGGCGCTCGCACAGTTCGAGAAGGCCCTGCAGGGCAACGACGATCAGGCGCTCGAAGACCTGATTACCCTCGCCAGCCACACGCGCGCCAACTGGCGCATGGGTGCGCAGCGCACGCGCAAAGACGACTTGTAA